A window of Rhinolophus ferrumequinum isolate MPI-CBG mRhiFer1 chromosome X, mRhiFer1_v1.p, whole genome shotgun sequence contains these coding sequences:
- the SPIN3 gene encoding spindlin-3: MKIPFGNAIAGQRSRRGARHASVPVTMIKRKAAHKKHRSQPTSQPQRNIVGFRIRHRWKDGDGPLTEWKGTILDQVPVNPSLYLIKYDGFDCVYGLELHRDERVSSLEVFPNRVASSRISDTYLTEIMIGKAVEHIFETEEGSKNEWRGMVLSQAPVMKTWFYITYEKDPVLYMYQLLDDYKDGDLRILPDSNDSPPAEREAGEVVDNLVGKQVEYAKDDGSKRTGMVIHQVEAKPSVYFIKFNDDFHIYVYDLVKTS, encoded by the coding sequence ATGAAGATCCCATTTGGAAATGCGATTGCAGGGCAGCGGTCCAGAAGAGGCGCAAGACATGCCAGTGTGCCTGTTACCATGATAAAGAGAAAGGCTGCACACAAGAAGCATAGGAGCCAACCCACCTCCCAGCCTCAGAGGAATATTGTGGGCTTCAGAATTCGGCACAGATGGAAAGACGGAGATGGACCTCTAACAGAGTGGAAGGGAACCATTCTGGATCAGGTACCTGTAAATCCCTCTCTGTATCTTATCAAATATGATGGATTTGactgtgtttatggattggaactGCACAGAGATGAAAGAGTGTCATCGCTTGAAGTCTTTCCTAATAGAGTTGCATCCTCTAGAATCAGTGATACATACTTAACAGAAATTATGATTGGCAAAGCAGTTGAACATATTTTTGAGACAGAGGAAGGTTCCAAAAATGAATGGAGGGGGATGGTCTTATCTCAGGCACCTGTCATGAAAACATGGTTTTACATTACCTATGAAAAAGATCCTGTATTATATATGTACCAGCTCTTAGATGATTATAAAGATGGTGACCTACGCATCCTTCCTGATTCCAATGACTCTCCTCctgcagagagggaggcaggagaagtCGTAGACAACCTAGTAGGCAAACAGGTGGAATATGCCAAAGATGATGGCTCCAAGAGAACTGGCATGGTCATTCATCAGGTTGAAGCAAAACCCTCTGTGTACTTCATAAAATTTAATGACGATTTCCATATCTATGTCTATGATTTGGTAAAAACATCTTAG